The Litchfieldia alkalitelluris genome has a window encoding:
- a CDS encoding NUDIX hydrolase: MISQAIIIKDNKLLMVKQYVQRGDIVWNFPGGGIERNETPEQACIREVKEETGFNVQITKLLYENEKKYSFLAEIIGGSLKLDKNLVGNEDLVEVKWISLLDTEKFDNYTKPILDIYKSDVN, from the coding sequence ATGATTTCACAAGCAATAATTATAAAGGATAATAAGTTATTAATGGTGAAACAGTATGTGCAAAGAGGGGATATTGTTTGGAATTTTCCAGGTGGGGGAATTGAACGCAATGAAACTCCTGAACAGGCTTGTATAAGAGAAGTGAAGGAAGAAACAGGCTTTAATGTTCAAATCACCAAACTTTTATATGAGAATGAAAAAAAATACTCCTTCCTAGCTGAGATCATCGGTGGAAGTCTAAAATTAGATAAAAATTTGGTTGGAAATGAAGATTTAGTAGAAGTTAAATGGATAAGTTTACTTGATACTGAGAAATTCGATAATTATACAAAGCCAATTTTAGATATTTACAAAAGTGATGTTAATTAA
- a CDS encoding alpha/beta hydrolase family protein — protein MKNEFKIYYGEHESQFGVLRVPENLESCPVIVLIHGGFWQARYNLEENNPIAEDLTKRGFATWNIEYRRVGEDGGGWTGTFNDGISAINYLYRIKESFPLDISNVTVIGHSAGGHLALWLGSRIQASSKDNGAFNELTVAFQKVISLAGVTDLVKMWKIHDQKGMRSHVANLLGGTPDEVNERYKLTSPAELVPIKVEQVLIHGESDRHVPVDLSRDYYNYAKEKGENVKLVILPDIEHFKIIKPTSPAWTSVLDVL, from the coding sequence ATGAAAAATGAATTTAAGATTTACTATGGGGAACATGAATCTCAATTTGGTGTATTACGAGTGCCTGAGAATTTAGAATCATGTCCAGTGATAGTTTTAATTCACGGGGGATTTTGGCAAGCAAGATATAACTTAGAAGAAAATAATCCAATTGCTGAAGATTTGACCAAGAGAGGTTTTGCAACATGGAATATTGAGTATAGGAGAGTTGGTGAAGATGGAGGAGGGTGGACTGGAACATTTAATGATGGTATTAGTGCTATTAATTATCTTTACAGGATAAAGGAATCTTTTCCTCTAGATATATCAAATGTTACTGTAATAGGTCACTCAGCAGGTGGACATTTAGCACTTTGGTTAGGCTCAAGAATCCAAGCTAGTAGTAAGGACAATGGAGCATTTAATGAGCTTACTGTTGCTTTTCAGAAAGTTATCAGTTTAGCTGGTGTTACGGACTTGGTGAAGATGTGGAAAATCCACGATCAAAAGGGAATGAGGAGTCATGTAGCTAATCTACTAGGCGGAACGCCAGATGAAGTTAATGAACGTTACAAACTGACTTCCCCAGCAGAATTAGTGCCAATAAAAGTAGAACAAGTATTAATACATGGAGAGTCAGACCGCCACGTACCAGTAGATTTAAGTAGGGATTATTACAATTATGCTAAAGAAAAGGGAGAAAACGTAAAGCTTGTTATCCTACCTGACATAGAGCATTTTAAAATTATAAAACCAACTTCTCCAGCATGGACCTCTGTTCTGGATGTACTATAG
- the ltrA gene encoding group II intron reverse transcriptase/maturase, which produces MNKTKPFAISKKAVYDAFLRVKTNKGSAGIDDESIEEFEMNLKDNLYKIWNKMSSGCYFPPAVKAVEIPKKTGGTRTLGIPTVSDRIAQMVVKLYFEPLVEPFFHEDSYGYRPNKDAIQAVEITRKRCWKYDWVLEFDIKGLFDNIDHELLMRAVEKHTDIKWVKLYITRWLKAPFQAKEGILERTSGTPQGGVISPVLANLFLHYTFDKWMIINHPNNPFARFADDAVIHCKSESEALELLDSLNKRMNECKLELHPTKTRIVYCKDDDREEDYENISFDFLGYMFKPRRSKNRWGKYFINFTPAISNKSKKAIRQKVRGWKLQLKAEKALTDLSEMFNSKIIGWINYYGKFYKSEMYSTLRHINKALIMWVRKKYKKLSRHKKRAEHLLGRIAKQNPKLFKHWELGIKPTAE; this is translated from the coding sequence ATGAATAAAACAAAGCCATTTGCGATATCTAAAAAGGCTGTTTATGATGCCTTTCTTAGAGTGAAAACAAACAAAGGGTCAGCTGGAATTGATGATGAGTCAATAGAAGAGTTTGAAATGAACCTAAAAGATAATCTCTATAAAATATGGAACAAAATGTCCTCAGGTTGTTACTTCCCACCAGCTGTAAAAGCGGTAGAGATACCGAAGAAAACTGGAGGTACCAGAACACTAGGAATACCGACTGTTTCAGACAGAATTGCCCAAATGGTTGTGAAACTATATTTTGAACCCTTGGTGGAACCTTTCTTTCACGAGGACTCGTATGGTTATAGACCTAATAAGGATGCAATTCAAGCAGTAGAGATAACACGTAAAAGGTGTTGGAAGTATGACTGGGTTCTAGAATTCGATATCAAAGGATTATTTGACAATATTGATCATGAATTATTAATGAGAGCAGTAGAAAAGCACACAGATATCAAATGGGTAAAGTTATATATTACAAGATGGCTAAAGGCACCTTTTCAAGCGAAGGAAGGTATCTTAGAACGTACTTCGGGCACACCGCAAGGTGGTGTCATAAGCCCTGTTCTAGCCAATCTCTTTCTACATTACACATTTGATAAATGGATGATAATTAACCATCCTAACAATCCATTTGCGAGATTTGCGGATGATGCAGTCATACACTGCAAATCTGAAAGTGAAGCACTGGAATTGCTAGACTCCTTAAATAAGAGGATGAATGAATGCAAACTTGAACTACATCCCACCAAAACACGAATTGTGTATTGTAAAGATGACGATAGAGAAGAAGATTATGAAAATATCTCATTTGACTTTCTTGGGTACATGTTCAAGCCAAGGCGTTCAAAGAATAGATGGGGAAAGTATTTCATCAACTTTACACCTGCGATTAGTAATAAATCTAAGAAAGCAATTCGGCAAAAAGTGAGGGGTTGGAAGCTACAGTTGAAGGCTGAAAAAGCTCTTACGGACCTTTCCGAGATGTTTAACTCAAAGATAATAGGCTGGATTAATTACTATGGCAAGTTCTATAAATCTGAAATGTATTCAACATTGAGGCACATCAATAAAGCCTTAATCATGTGGGTACGAAAGAAATATAAGAAGCTGTCTCGGCATAAGAAAAGAGCTGAACACCTTTTAGGAAGAATTGCAAAACAAAATCCAAAGCTTTTCAAACACTGGGAATTAGGTATCAAACCTACGGCTGAATAA
- a CDS encoding NAD(P)-dependent alcohol dehydrogenase has translation MRAAIYSNYGPPEVMSIKDIEKPSIKEQDRVLIRVHSASVNTMDYLYRKGYLPTRLDNGLTKPKNPVLGIDVAGTIEAVGENVRKFKVGDHVFGSCFGSHSEYVSPRENFLCHMPKNITFEDAAAIPCAAQTALQALRDVAQVKQGQRVLIYGASGGVGHFAVQLANYYGAEVTAVCSTSNLDWVKDLGAHYVLDYTKEDFTDHRNKYDVILDAVGKRTFFSCLRSLTEKGVYITEHLFFPKYHPFQVMIGSFLGRKKAKIHFTKPNHGDLAFSCSLVEQEKLKPVIEKCYPLEQIVEAHQHIESGRTKGKIVLRVT, from the coding sequence GTGAGAGCAGCAATTTATAGTAACTACGGTCCCCCTGAAGTTATGAGTATAAAGGATATTGAAAAACCATCCATCAAGGAACAAGACAGGGTGTTGATTCGTGTTCACAGTGCATCTGTCAATACTATGGACTATTTGTACCGAAAGGGTTATTTACCAACAAGGTTGGATAATGGACTAACAAAACCCAAAAATCCCGTACTAGGCATAGATGTTGCGGGTACTATTGAGGCTGTCGGTGAAAATGTTCGCAAATTTAAGGTGGGTGACCACGTTTTTGGGAGTTGCTTCGGCTCCCATTCTGAATATGTCTCTCCACGTGAGAATTTCCTATGTCATATGCCGAAAAACATAACTTTTGAAGATGCTGCTGCTATTCCATGTGCTGCTCAAACTGCGTTACAAGCTTTGCGAGATGTAGCTCAGGTAAAGCAAGGACAAAGAGTCTTAATATATGGAGCATCTGGAGGAGTAGGGCATTTTGCTGTTCAACTTGCAAATTACTATGGAGCTGAAGTAACTGCCGTTTGTAGTACCTCCAATTTAGATTGGGTTAAGGATCTTGGGGCTCATTATGTCCTTGATTATACTAAGGAAGATTTCACTGATCATAGAAATAAATACGATGTTATTCTGGATGCTGTTGGTAAGCGGACCTTTTTCAGTTGCTTACGTTCTTTAACCGAGAAAGGTGTTTATATTACTGAACACTTATTTTTCCCTAAATACCATCCGTTTCAAGTGATGATAGGATCATTTTTAGGTAGAAAAAAGGCAAAGATTCATTTTACAAAACCAAATCATGGAGACTTGGCTTTTTCATGTAGTCTTGTGGAACAAGAAAAGTTAAAACCTGTTATTGAAAAATGTTATCCCTTGGAACAGATTGTAGAGGCTCACCAGCACATTGAAAGTGGGCGTACAAAGGGAAAGATTGTTCTAAGAGTCACATAG
- a CDS encoding VOC family protein codes for MSKSFIEQVHYIRIPVKDLEQSAGWYRDILGLQLLSITDDPFAIIKVNEGPFLLILVPTDDETFSHFTINNASAFSIGFTSPELPEFHQHLINNQVKVEDIQEDNGHSFFHFYDPNGNKLQVHW; via the coding sequence ATGAGTAAATCATTCATTGAACAAGTACATTATATTAGAATTCCTGTAAAAGATTTAGAACAGTCTGCCGGGTGGTATAGAGATATATTAGGGTTACAGTTATTAAGCATTACTGATGATCCATTTGCGATTATTAAAGTAAATGAGGGACCATTTTTACTTATCTTAGTTCCTACCGACGATGAAACATTTTCACATTTTACAATTAATAATGCATCAGCTTTTAGTATCGGCTTTACAAGCCCAGAATTACCTGAATTTCATCAACACCTAATTAATAATCAAGTTAAGGTGGAGGATATACAAGAAGATAATGGTCACTCCTTTTTCCACTTTTATGATCCAAATGGTAATAAACTTCAAGTACACTGGTAA